From one Halothece sp. PCC 7418 genomic stretch:
- a CDS encoding phycobiliprotein lyase, with protein MIDIKTFFEQSAGKWFTQRTQYNLADKKVDNSQAQLTVELLDPNDSAIAQLYEQGSNQLQPHLSLEERLLDVAGAKISWEAEGEKGSNLILFITHDETKQNGQLIQKRMNSEQSATVGNFVIGEDEALILSTTAETNSMIKERVWFAHPNLRLRTVWQENASGHQGWVMFYSEIRRMTS; from the coding sequence ATGATTGATATTAAAACCTTTTTTGAACAAAGCGCAGGAAAATGGTTTACTCAGCGCACGCAATATAATCTTGCTGATAAAAAAGTTGATAATAGCCAAGCCCAGTTAACGGTTGAGTTATTAGACCCCAATGATAGCGCGATCGCGCAACTGTATGAACAAGGATCAAATCAATTACAACCTCACCTCTCATTAGAAGAACGCTTATTAGATGTAGCGGGTGCAAAAATTAGTTGGGAGGCTGAGGGCGAAAAAGGATCAAACTTGATTCTGTTTATTACTCATGATGAAACCAAGCAAAACGGTCAATTAATCCAAAAACGAATGAACAGTGAACAATCAGCAACTGTGGGAAATTTTGTCATTGGAGAAGATGAAGCTCTAATCCTTTCCACGACTGCTGAGACTAACAGCATGATCAAAGAGCGAGTGTGGTTCGCACACCCGAACTTGCGCTTGCGAACCGTTTGGCAAGAAAATGCAAGTGGACATCAAGGATGGGTCATGTTTTATTCTGAAATTCGACGCATGACCAGTTAA
- a CDS encoding HEAT repeat domain-containing protein, protein MSDVNLDELSQQLESSSQRDRMVALARLRDVDPEKAVPLIKKVLYDESLQIRSMAVFALGIKATDESFPLLLECLEDEDYGIRADAAGAMGYLQDQRAFEPLVRLFYEDTHWLVRFSAAVSLGNLQNPEAKEVLLEALNSKEVVLQQAAIAALGEIKSSDSIEEMLRFAQSEDWLVRQRLAEALGNFATDKSISALNYLKKDSHPQVSKAATISLEKLGQ, encoded by the coding sequence ATGAGTGATGTTAATTTAGATGAATTATCGCAGCAGTTGGAAAGTTCGAGTCAGCGCGATCGGATGGTGGCTTTAGCACGCTTAAGAGATGTTGACCCCGAAAAAGCGGTTCCCCTGATTAAAAAAGTTTTATATGATGAGAGTTTGCAGATTCGTTCGATGGCGGTGTTTGCTTTGGGAATAAAAGCAACAGATGAATCCTTTCCGCTTCTTTTAGAGTGTCTAGAAGATGAGGATTATGGGATTCGGGCGGATGCAGCTGGGGCGATGGGATATTTGCAAGACCAACGGGCGTTTGAGCCTTTAGTGCGCTTATTTTATGAGGATACTCATTGGTTAGTGCGATTTAGTGCTGCGGTGTCTTTAGGGAATCTACAAAATCCTGAAGCCAAAGAAGTGTTGCTCGAAGCTCTCAACAGCAAAGAAGTGGTTTTACAACAAGCCGCGATCGCTGCTTTAGGAGAAATTAAAAGTAGTGATTCCATAGAGGAAATGTTGCGTTTCGCCCAGTCTGAAGATTGGCTAGTGCGTCAACGTCTCGCGGAAGCCCTGGGTAACTTTGCGACGGATAAAAGTATCTCCGCCCTCAATTACTTAAAAAAAGATAGCCACCCGCAAGTGAGCAAAGCTGCGACAATTTCTTTAGAAAAACTTGGTCAATAA
- a CDS encoding iron uptake porin, which yields MYRYSLLLLTLTISLFPKPLQAQPNSNLSTPVTPVTELKDVSPTHWAFSALKQLQERYQCIAGYPDQTFRGEQPVSRYEFSALLNACITQLEASIREEEQSIIQRLQTEFARELSILRGRVDGATARVRELELTQFSTTTKLQGVVNFALSNSSQSGEETGVVLQARSRLHFKTSFTGRDLLSTRLTVGNSTTPNLANDTSEVTQTHQWQGNTENQLLLSKLSYQFPISDNTQAVLTAQGGEHADYHSPVNPFFEDDNAGTTTLSTFAQRNPILSLGGGSGLALSHAFNDTLYLGIGYYSPDAQNPEAGLTNGTYSTGMGLKWDATDDLSLGLNYLHSYFQQGDFGFTDSLSEPTPIVGTAVVNNTLAAFPTVTNAYGVEILWQANAKLAFSGRLGYTDVKALGEGEGEIWNYAVSVIFPDLGQTNNLGGIIVGAQPYLGYLEGDASFKNDIPWHLEGFYKWQVSDHVSLTPGIIWHLNPNQDQTEADILTSTMRMTVTF from the coding sequence ATGTATCGTTACTCTTTACTCTTACTCACTCTCACGATTTCCCTATTCCCCAAACCCCTCCAAGCGCAGCCCAATTCTAATCTTTCTACCCCTGTTACCCCAGTTACAGAATTAAAAGATGTTTCCCCCACTCATTGGGCATTTTCTGCGTTAAAACAATTACAAGAACGTTATCAGTGTATTGCGGGTTATCCTGATCAAACCTTTCGCGGGGAACAACCGGTCAGTCGCTATGAGTTTTCCGCGTTACTCAATGCTTGCATCACTCAATTAGAAGCCAGTATTCGCGAAGAAGAACAATCCATTATTCAACGCTTGCAAACAGAATTTGCCCGAGAATTGTCAATTTTACGAGGAAGAGTTGATGGGGCGACAGCGCGGGTGCGAGAACTAGAATTAACTCAGTTTTCTACAACTACTAAATTGCAGGGGGTGGTTAATTTTGCTCTGAGTAATAGTAGCCAAAGTGGGGAAGAGACAGGGGTAGTTTTGCAAGCGCGATCGCGCCTTCATTTTAAGACCAGTTTCACAGGTCGCGACTTACTGTCAACTCGTCTCACTGTAGGCAATAGCACCACCCCCAACTTAGCCAATGACACCAGCGAAGTTACCCAAACTCACCAATGGCAAGGAAATACTGAGAATCAACTCCTCCTCAGCAAACTCAGTTATCAATTTCCGATCAGTGATAACACACAAGCCGTTTTAACCGCACAAGGGGGAGAACACGCAGACTATCACTCCCCTGTTAATCCGTTTTTTGAAGATGACAACGCGGGAACAACCACTCTCTCGACCTTTGCTCAGCGTAATCCGATTCTTAGTTTAGGCGGTGGGAGTGGCTTGGCTTTGTCTCATGCCTTCAATGATACTCTCTATTTAGGAATCGGTTACTATAGCCCAGATGCACAAAATCCAGAAGCAGGATTAACGAATGGAACTTATAGCACGGGGATGGGCTTAAAATGGGATGCAACAGACGACCTCTCTTTAGGCCTTAATTATCTCCATAGTTATTTTCAACAGGGAGATTTTGGCTTTACGGATAGCTTATCAGAGCCGACACCGATTGTCGGAACAGCAGTCGTCAATAATACCCTTGCTGCATTTCCCACAGTAACCAATGCTTATGGTGTCGAAATCTTGTGGCAAGCAAATGCTAAACTTGCCTTTAGCGGTCGCCTTGGCTATACGGATGTTAAAGCCTTGGGTGAGGGAGAGGGAGAAATTTGGAATTATGCTGTTTCTGTGATTTTTCCCGATTTGGGTCAAACCAATAACTTAGGGGGAATTATTGTTGGGGCGCAACCTTATCTTGGTTATCTTGAAGGTGATGCTAGTTTTAAAAATGATATTCCTTGGCATTTAGAAGGGTTTTACAAATGGCAGGTGAGCGATCATGTTTCTCTCACCCCTGGCATTATTTGGCATCTCAATCCCAATCAAGACCAAACAGAAGCTGATATTCTCACCAGTACAATGAGAATGACAGTAACTTTCTGA